The DNA segment AACGGTACTGGGTGTTTCGTGGTGAAGGTTTTGCGGGATGTAATTTCGGAAAGGCTCTGATTGCAGAAGTTACAAATACTTCTTTCACGGACACTGAAGTGGGAAACCGGCAGTTGTATGCGTACAACATCGTTGCCGCCGGAAGCTCGGATGCCTGTTTTGGTCCGGCCAGTAACTGCTCGCTCGCAATGCCACAACACTGCGCTGCCAGAATCGAAATTGACCAGACACAATATACATGCGGTTCAAAGATGACTGTCACCGTCTGGGATAATCGCTTCGGAGCAGGTTCCGTAACGGTGACCGTCAGCTCCAGCAAAGAAAAGAACGAAACATTAAAACTCACAGAAACACCGTTGAACTCCGGACGTTATATCGGAACGATCGCAGTATCCGGCGGCGGACCTTCTCGCGGTGACGGAAAGATCGCCGTGAACAACATCGATACGATAAAAGTGTCCTATGTCGATCCGGATAACTGCGGAAAATCGAATACGACTGTGAGTACGAGCGCAACGGCCACCTGCAATTTCTGTGAAGGATCGCAAGCCACAGGACCAAACTTGACGGTTCTGGAATCGTCCGGCCAACTTACGCTGGGCGGCGGCGACGGCGATTCATTTATCGACAATTGCGAACAGGCAGAGTTCCGCTTCTCCGTTTTAAACAGCGGAAAGAATCTGCAGCACAACGTTCGTATCATGAGCGCCACTTCTTCTCATCCAGGCGTTCAGATTCAGACAACTTTCCCGAAAGTAATCGCGAATCGTCTTGCTTCCTGCGCAACCGCCGAAGGCATCTTAAACTTCAACAGCAGCGGTCTGAGTCCGGGAGACACTATCGAGCTCCGTATAGAAGTGACTTCCGATGAACTCGCTCCATCGACTCGCTCCGGTGTGTTCCGCATTGGTCCTGCAGAACAAGACCTCCAGCTGTTTGCTTCCAAGACCTTTAGTTTCGAAGCGGATCGGGAAGGCTGGGCAACATTCAGCGGTACTTTTGAAAGAAGCAACCTGCTGGGTGGCGCCAATGGAACCAACTTCCATCTAGCCTCATCGAGTTTGCAAGACAGCCAATGTGATGAGGTCCAATCGCCGGTTGTAGAGCTCAGTGAAAATTCCACGTTACGGATGTCGACACGCTTTGATACTGAGCCTTGCAGCACCGAATGCTACGATCGCGCCAACGTCGGAATTGTTGATTTAGAGACCGACACTCGCACCACAGTAGATCCGGATGGCGGAAGCACGTACAATGCTTCCGGCGCAAACGGTACTTGCGTAACGAGCCAGCAAAACGGCTGGAGCGGTCCGCAATCCGCTTTCCTGGAAAGCAGCTGGTCGGCTGCAGCTTTGAATTCGCCCACGTTTGCAGCCAAGGAAGTAAGACTCGACATCGCGTATGGCACCGATACGCTCATCAGCGGACGCGGATTCCAGTTTGATGAGCTTACTTTGACCAACTTCAAGATGCAGGTAAACGATAATCAGCCTGACGCCTGTCAGTAGCATACATATAAGGAAGGCACGGCTAATCCGTGCCCCCCTTTTTTAACGCAAAGGCCAGAAGACGCCAAGATGATCTTTGCGGCTTCGCGTTTTTGGGTTTAGCTTCTTTCTTTAACGTAACTGGTTTAGCCGTTGTTTTGCGGCGGTGCGCTGCTGCTGCATTTCCAGCGGCGCGACATCCAGGAATTTCTGGTAAAAACTGCGTGCTTTATCACGGTCCCCACTGGCTTCATAAGCAATCCCCAGGTTGAAGTAAACGTCGTGTAGATTTGGATCAAGACTCACTGCCTTCAAGAGGTGCCGAATCGACTCCTGCACTTTTCTCTGCTCAAACATCACAATGCCGAGACCATTGTAGGGCGTAGCGTACTCCGGATTTAAGCTGATTGCATTTCCATACGCAGTTTCTGCTTCCTTTCGTTTCCCTGCTTCTCGCAGAATGTTGCCATAGTTGTTCCAGCCGGATGCATGATTCGGATCCGCTTGCAGAACGATTTTCATTTCTCCGATCGCTTCAATGAATTTACCGGTTTGGAAAAACAGAATCGCCAAACTTTCGCGAAACTCGAGCCGGTCCGGTTGCTGCTTGATGGCAATCTGCAGTGAGTCTAAAGCTTTTGCTGGGTTACCTGACTTCTGCAATGCCAGAGCCAGCTCATGATGCACATCTGCGTCTGTTTGCCTTTTTGCCAACTTCTGCAGCAAATCAACTGCACGCGAAACATTGCCCGATTCACGGTATTGCTTTGCCAGCTGCAGCACAAAAAATGGATTCGAGCTTTCCTGATTATGAATTTTTTCCAGAAGTTTCAAAGCCTGCTGCTGTTTACCGGAGTTTTTAAAATGCAGATATTCCTGATAGAGGGTCCATACTCCAATCTTGTCCTTTGGATCAGAATCTCCGGCAACTGTGGTTCCGGAGGAGGTGTATCCTAGACTTTCTAGCTTCTCTCTCGTTTCCTCATCGGGCATTACTACAGATTTAGTAACGTGTCGCGAAAGTGCCGCAATGTCCTTTCCCAGAGGAGCCGCGATGCGGGGTTGCTTCTTATAGAGGTCATGCTTTTCTTGAGCGTCTTGCTTCCATTGATAAAGCTCCGGACGCGTGGTCAAAATCAACTTCCACTCATCTTTCAATACTCCGCGCATCGGGCTCCATCCATGAAGCTGCGGATAGAGCGATTCAAAATAGATGGATCTGGGGGTCTTAGAAAGCGAAATCAGCGACCGGCCATCACGTGAAAGCGGATCCTTGATTCCTGTAAGCTCCATAATGGTTGGCACAATGTCGATTGTGGCTGCGTTGACGTCATTTCGTGCACCTTTGACCGATCCATCATAAGAAAGGATCAGCGGAATTTTCATCGTGCTGTTATAGACAAAAAATCCATGAGTCGATTCTCCATGTTCACCAAGACTTTCCCCGTGATCGGCTGCAATCAGAAGCAGGAGCTGTTTGTTTCTTCCCTTTGATTCCAGCGATTTGAGCAATCGTCCGATCTGCTGATCGACAAAGCCAACTTCACCCCGGTAGCCTTTCCATGGAGCAGGCGGAGAATACGGAACATGGGGATCATAGTAGTGCACCCACAAGAACCAATTTTCAGCAGGCAGCCGGCTCAGCACATTCAGCGCTGCATCTGTTGTTTTGTCTGCAGTACGTTCCGCATCGAATCCGGAATAACCACCTTTTTGTC comes from the bacterium genome and includes:
- a CDS encoding sulfatase-like hydrolase/transferase gives rise to the protein MKLPQTPAVNKILLITIDTIRPDALSCYGGSNHTPNLDNIARQGILFENAFCQVPLTFPSHVSILTGLYPTRHNMHHNGLQKFQDQQTSIAYLLRQSRYRTAAVVSCYVLDRKFGLNAGFDIYEDRLARQKGGYSGFDAERTADKTTDAALNVLSRLPAENWFLWVHYYDPHVPYSPPAPWKGYRGEVGFVDQQIGRLLKSLESKGRNKQLLLLIAADHGESLGEHGESTHGFFVYNSTMKIPLILSYDGSVKGARNDVNAATIDIVPTIMELTGIKDPLSRDGRSLISLSKTPRSIYFESLYPQLHGWSPMRGVLKDEWKLILTTRPELYQWKQDAQEKHDLYKKQPRIAAPLGKDIAALSRHVTKSVVMPDEETREKLESLGYTSSGTTVAGDSDPKDKIGVWTLYQEYLHFKNSGKQQQALKLLEKIHNQESSNPFFVLQLAKQYRESGNVSRAVDLLQKLAKRQTDADVHHELALALQKSGNPAKALDSLQIAIKQQPDRLEFRESLAILFFQTGKFIEAIGEMKIVLQADPNHASGWNNYGNILREAGKRKEAETAYGNAISLNPEYATPYNGLGIVMFEQRKVQESIRHLLKAVSLDPNLHDVYFNLGIAYEASGDRDKARSFYQKFLDVAPLEMQQQRTAAKQRLNQLR